CTTCACGTACGCGAGGCTCTGGCCTTGCCCGATGAGCAGCGAAGCGTACGTGTGCCGCAGGTCGTGAATCCGGATCGTGCGTAGCTCGGCTTTCGGCAGAATCTTCGGCCATACCCGCTTACGGAAGTTGTCAGGGTCGAGCGGCTTGGCGGCTTCGTTGATGAACACCCACGCCGGCACTTCACCCCAGCCGCGACGCAGCGTTTCTTTCTTTCGGTCCACCCACAACGCCTTCAGGCTCTCCGTCAGCCGTGCTGACAGATCCACCCGCCGCGCTTTGCCGCTCTTCGGTGTCGTGAGCTTCCCGTCGACCAAGTTGCGCTTCACTTCGGCGAACCGG
This genomic window from Candidatus Binatia bacterium contains:
- a CDS encoding site-specific integrase, which codes for DKVNYLTGEELAKLLKTCREHFPTWHPFVLSLAMTGVRIGEAVALQWGDIDFVGRFAEVKRNLVDGKLTTPKSGKARRVDLSARLTESLKALWVDRKKETLRRGWGEVPAWVFINEAAKPLDPDNFRKRVWPKILPKAELRTIRIHDLRHTYASLLIGQGQSLAYVKDQMGHHSIRVTVDTYGHLVPGGNKAAVDRLDALLAQPTATQPQPDAEPAATKVAK